A genomic region of Macaca thibetana thibetana isolate TM-01 chromosome 14, ASM2454274v1, whole genome shotgun sequence contains the following coding sequences:
- the SYT13 gene encoding synaptotagmin-13 isoform X2: METWNPEKAASWNQAPKLHYCLDYDRQKAELFVTSLEAVTSNHDGGCDCYVQGSVANRTGSVEAQTALKKRQLHTTWEEGLVLPLAEEELPTATLTLTLRTCDRFSRHSVAGELCLGLDGTSVPLGAAQWGELKTSAKEPSAGAGEVLLSISYLPAANRLLVVLIKAKNLHSNQSKELLGKDVSVKVTLKHQARKLKKKQTKRAKHKINPVWNEMIMFELPDDLLQASSVELEVLGQDESGQSCALGHCSLGLHTSGSERSHWEEMLKNPRRQIAMWHQLHL, from the exons ATGGAGACCTGGAATCCAGAAAAGGCTGCCAGTTGGAACCAGGCCCCCAAACTCCACTACTGCCTGGACTATGACCGTCAGAAGGCTGAATTGTTTGTGACTAGCCTGGAAG CTGTGACCAGCAACCATGATGGAGGCTGTGACTGCTATGTCCAAGGGAGTGTGGCCAATAGGACTGGCTCTGTGGAGGCGCAGACAGCCCTAAAGAAGCGGCAGCTGCACACCACCTGGGAGGAGGGCCTGGTGCTCCCCCTGGCGGAGGAGGAGCTCCCCACAGCCACCCTGACGCTAACCTTGAGGACCTGCGACCGCTTCTCCCGCCACAGTGTAGCAGGGGAGCTCTGCCTGGGCCTGGATGGGACATCTGTGCCTCTAGGGGCTGCCCAGTGGGGTGAGCTGAAGACTTCAGCGAAG GAGCCATCTGCAGGAGCTGGAGAGGTCCTTCTATCCATCAGCTACCTCCCAGCTGCCAACCGCCTCCTGGTGGTGCTGATTAAAGCCAAGAACCTCCACTCTAACCAGTCCAAGGAGCTCCTGGGGAAGG aTGTCTCTGTCAAGGTGACCTTGAAGCACCAGGCTCGGAAGCTGAAGAAGAAGCAGACTAAACGAGCCAAGCACAAGATCAACCCCGTGTGGAACGAGATGATCATGTTTGAGCTGCCCGACGACCTGCTGCAGGCCTCCAGTGTGGAGCTGGAAGTGCTAGGCCAGGACGAGTCAGGGCAAAGCTGTGCGCTtggccactgcagcctgggcctgcACACTTCGGGCTCTGAGCGCAGCCACTGGGAGGAGATGCTCAAAAACCCTCGCCGGCAGATTGCCATGTGGCACCAGCTGCACCTGTAA